A single Kribbella aluminosa DNA region contains:
- a CDS encoding putative Ig domain-containing protein → MNPTPAAAGGEVRRFSAFATALLLVTGLLFAVARPAAAQELGTCAVTFQSTVSAQGFVHPGVGLTQPILKNARRQIAAGAEPWTSSFRAMQQSSAAGTAVTSSNRSSADPAKPASDAFNSQGFNGRFIADGLKSYTQAILYVLTGEEVYRKNALDIIRIWEQMDPAKYEYFTDAHIHTGIPLNRMVSAAELLRYTSCADEAYPWTDADTREFTGNLVVPVIETFQNDNNHFMNQHTYPLMGAMAGAVFMDDTVLYKRSVEWFTVNATANDQGFNGSIARLFRWVDHDDKTGKPIKDPHVQHAEMGRDQAHGGGDLTNAAIISRMLLAQGTKVDPVAGTVSNAPNAVGPYEFLNDRILAAADYFWRYMLGYSTPWTPMAYAISPDGTIRDTYNHISYGYRGRYNTASFWDIYYYYAFTRGEDVSKLAPYFAEAYAKRNGPLFYYGGSRNNAWDNVDGGGDSWLFAPVAAAGQTVPPLPDSPTILEVENKYTRVSGDVERRTDGSTGYVRMSTAGHGSEIAYLSGSTSKQLLAFRVRTDGEVRLRIDRHDDRTIVVPDTGGEWRYVTYPRSIGDMLFLQATGNGATIDIDHINTNAAAELTPPTFDDTSTAHIVNWKGATTTADLSAHYTGTGKLAYTAQGLPPGATVDASTGKLTWTATAAGSTTIAVTVSDGITVASHHVVLAAARNRTGALRLAERGHDADAVYVSGTKSTFAQALANAEALGKKGTDDEYCAALAHLVTAVDGLALVSPRTAVDGSLDYPSLLVSSTAGASTGNLVDGDNQSGTGYGQAVNLSHIFDFGPDFRVSATRFGFQSNIFADRLANSTVFGSNDGRNWTRLTPGVTRFTQDFNTLDVAPALRDQQFRYLKVQLLKPLPDVLYGIVRNLFEMTEFHIYGERHEIGNQVLATSIASEQAIAGKIMTGDTVDVSVTTKQPIQQGSVTVQGVTAKAISADGVNWTASVKLDKVAPGDVQVAVDYLDAAGKAGPTAYGTTDGSKLYIAGDPAHFIDVAKLATVTASDKQWPGTGLGADQVGYLLFDRNADTYGDLNSGEGAYYLLDFGAHATVRPEELLFLPRASHPQRANGTVAQASDDGQTWTDLTKPLAGAVANTWSDQPASGENHYRYLRIYNATSWYGDLSEVELYGDIKYDA, encoded by the coding sequence GTGAATCCGACTCCAGCCGCCGCAGGTGGCGAAGTCCGACGCTTCTCCGCGTTCGCCACCGCGCTCCTGCTCGTCACCGGACTGCTGTTCGCGGTAGCCCGGCCTGCCGCCGCACAGGAGCTCGGCACGTGTGCCGTGACGTTCCAGTCCACCGTCAGCGCGCAGGGGTTCGTCCACCCCGGCGTCGGCCTGACCCAGCCGATCCTGAAGAACGCCCGCCGGCAGATCGCCGCGGGTGCCGAACCCTGGACCTCGTCGTTCCGTGCGATGCAGCAGTCGTCAGCGGCCGGGACGGCCGTGACGTCGTCGAACCGGAGCAGCGCCGATCCGGCCAAGCCCGCCTCCGACGCGTTCAACAGCCAGGGCTTCAACGGCCGCTTCATCGCCGACGGCCTGAAGTCCTACACGCAGGCGATCCTCTACGTGCTCACCGGCGAGGAGGTCTATCGCAAGAACGCGCTCGACATCATCCGCATCTGGGAGCAGATGGACCCGGCGAAGTACGAGTACTTCACCGACGCGCACATCCACACCGGAATCCCACTCAACCGCATGGTCTCTGCCGCCGAGCTGCTGCGGTACACCTCGTGCGCCGACGAGGCGTATCCCTGGACCGACGCAGACACGCGGGAGTTCACCGGCAATCTCGTCGTCCCGGTCATCGAGACGTTCCAGAACGACAACAACCACTTCATGAACCAGCACACCTACCCGCTCATGGGTGCGATGGCCGGAGCCGTCTTCATGGACGACACCGTCCTCTACAAGCGATCGGTCGAGTGGTTCACCGTCAACGCCACCGCGAACGACCAGGGCTTCAACGGCTCGATCGCGCGGCTGTTCCGATGGGTCGACCACGACGACAAGACCGGCAAGCCGATCAAGGACCCGCACGTCCAGCACGCCGAGATGGGACGCGACCAGGCCCACGGCGGTGGCGACCTCACCAATGCCGCGATCATTTCCCGCATGCTGCTGGCGCAAGGGACGAAGGTCGACCCAGTCGCCGGCACCGTCTCGAACGCCCCGAACGCCGTCGGCCCCTACGAGTTCCTGAACGACCGGATCCTCGCGGCCGCCGACTACTTCTGGCGATACATGCTCGGCTACAGCACCCCGTGGACCCCGATGGCCTATGCCATCTCGCCTGACGGCACGATCCGCGACACGTACAACCACATCTCGTACGGCTACCGCGGGCGCTACAACACCGCGAGCTTCTGGGACATCTATTACTACTACGCGTTCACCCGCGGCGAGGACGTCTCGAAGCTCGCGCCGTACTTCGCCGAGGCGTACGCCAAGCGCAACGGCCCGCTGTTCTACTACGGCGGCAGCCGCAACAACGCATGGGACAACGTCGACGGCGGCGGCGACTCCTGGCTCTTCGCGCCTGTTGCCGCGGCCGGGCAAACCGTCCCGCCGTTGCCGGACAGCCCTACGATCCTCGAGGTCGAGAACAAGTACACCCGCGTTTCCGGCGACGTCGAGCGCAGAACCGACGGCAGCACCGGATACGTCCGGATGTCGACCGCGGGTCACGGCTCCGAGATCGCCTACCTCAGCGGCTCGACCAGCAAACAGCTCCTCGCCTTCCGGGTCCGCACCGACGGCGAGGTGCGGCTGCGGATCGACCGCCACGACGATCGCACGATCGTTGTTCCGGACACCGGCGGCGAATGGCGTTACGTGACGTACCCGCGCTCCATCGGGGACATGCTGTTCCTCCAGGCGACCGGCAACGGAGCGACCATCGACATCGACCACATCAACACGAACGCCGCCGCCGAACTGACCCCACCGACCTTCGACGACACATCGACCGCCCACATCGTGAACTGGAAAGGCGCGACCACGACGGCCGACCTCTCCGCGCACTACACCGGCACCGGCAAACTCGCCTATACGGCGCAGGGGCTACCTCCGGGCGCAACCGTCGACGCCTCCACCGGGAAACTGACCTGGACGGCCACCGCGGCCGGCTCTACCACCATCGCCGTGACGGTCTCCGACGGCATCACGGTGGCGAGTCATCACGTCGTACTCGCCGCTGCCCGCAACCGCACCGGCGCGCTCAGGCTCGCCGAGCGTGGCCACGACGCGGATGCCGTTTACGTCTCCGGCACCAAGTCCACCTTCGCGCAGGCGCTCGCTAATGCCGAGGCTCTGGGCAAGAAGGGTACGGACGACGAGTACTGCGCGGCGCTGGCCCACCTGGTGACGGCGGTCGACGGGCTCGCCCTCGTCTCCCCGCGCACGGCCGTGGACGGCAGCCTCGACTATCCGTCGCTCCTGGTCAGCTCCACGGCCGGCGCCAGTACCGGCAACCTCGTCGACGGCGACAACCAGTCGGGGACCGGGTACGGCCAGGCGGTGAACCTCTCCCACATCTTCGACTTCGGGCCAGACTTCCGGGTCTCGGCGACCCGCTTCGGATTCCAGAGCAACATCTTCGCCGACCGGCTCGCGAACTCCACCGTCTTCGGCTCGAACGACGGCAGGAACTGGACCCGCCTGACCCCGGGCGTCACCCGGTTCACCCAGGACTTCAATACCCTCGACGTCGCTCCTGCCCTGCGCGACCAACAGTTCCGCTACCTCAAGGTGCAGTTGCTCAAACCCCTGCCGGACGTGCTGTACGGCATCGTCCGCAACCTGTTCGAGATGACCGAGTTCCACATCTACGGCGAACGGCACGAGATCGGCAACCAGGTGTTGGCGACCTCGATCGCGTCCGAACAGGCCATCGCGGGCAAGATCATGACCGGTGACACCGTCGACGTCTCGGTGACCACGAAGCAGCCGATCCAGCAGGGCTCCGTGACCGTCCAAGGTGTGACGGCGAAGGCGATCTCGGCCGACGGCGTCAACTGGACGGCCTCGGTCAAACTCGACAAGGTGGCACCCGGCGACGTCCAGGTCGCGGTCGACTACCTCGACGCCGCGGGCAAGGCCGGGCCAACCGCGTACGGAACCACCGACGGATCGAAGCTCTACATCGCGGGTGATCCCGCACACTTCATCGACGTGGCCAAGCTCGCCACCGTCACCGCCTCCGACAAACAGTGGCCAGGCACCGGACTGGGCGCCGACCAGGTCGGCTACCTGCTCTTCGACCGCAACGCCGACACGTACGGCGACCTGAACAGCGGAGAAGGCGCGTACTACCTCCTGGACTTCGGCGCCCACGCGACCGTACGGCCCGAGGAACTCCTGTTTCTGCCGCGAGCCAGCCACCCGCAGCGGGCCAACGGCACTGTCGCGCAGGCGTCCGACGACGGCCAGACCTGGACCGACCTGACCAAGCCACTCGCCGGCGCTGTCGCAAACACCTGGAGCGACCAGCCTGCCTCAGGCGAGAACCACTACCGATACCTGCGGATCTACAACGCCACAAGCTGGTACGGCGACCTCTCGGAGGTGGAACTCTACGGCGACATCAAGTACGACGCCTGA
- a CDS encoding carbohydrate ABC transporter permease translates to MALKGASFTVPFFGGFILFTVVPVILALSKSLYTARSSGLGFGAKTVSFSGLENFARVLHDQKFWGSLWRVSLFAVIVIPLIQFASLTLALLLDSVRRRYAGRLRIAMLVPYMTPGIVATLIWIYLYSPAVGPLTPFFKLFGIGANFYGSGMIWVSVGNLMAWGSIGFNMLIVYGALQAVPRDIFDSARVDGASEWRIAWSIKVPYVRRSLVLVSVLGIIGTLQIFSEPLLFRSMTPETVTKDFTPIMTIYNQAFAVGDFNYAAALSIMLALVVGLVSATFYKLTNRAPT, encoded by the coding sequence ATGGCACTCAAGGGTGCGTCCTTCACCGTCCCGTTCTTCGGCGGATTCATTCTCTTCACCGTCGTACCGGTGATCCTTGCCCTCAGCAAGAGTCTCTATACGGCGCGGAGCTCCGGACTCGGCTTCGGCGCCAAAACCGTGAGCTTCAGCGGCCTCGAGAACTTCGCCCGGGTCCTCCACGACCAGAAGTTCTGGGGCAGCCTGTGGCGGGTCAGCCTGTTCGCGGTGATCGTGATCCCGCTGATCCAGTTCGCCAGCCTGACGCTGGCCCTGCTCCTCGACTCGGTCCGCAGGCGGTACGCCGGCCGGCTGCGGATCGCGATGCTGGTGCCGTACATGACCCCGGGCATCGTCGCCACCCTGATCTGGATCTATCTCTACAGTCCCGCCGTCGGACCGCTGACACCGTTCTTCAAGCTGTTCGGGATCGGCGCCAACTTCTACGGCAGCGGGATGATCTGGGTGTCCGTCGGGAACCTGATGGCCTGGGGCAGCATCGGCTTCAACATGCTGATCGTGTACGGCGCCCTGCAGGCCGTACCGCGCGACATCTTCGACAGCGCCCGCGTCGACGGGGCGTCCGAGTGGCGCATCGCCTGGTCGATCAAGGTGCCGTACGTCCGGAGATCGCTCGTACTGGTGAGCGTTCTCGGCATCATCGGGACCCTGCAGATCTTCAGCGAACCGCTGCTGTTCCGCTCGATGACGCCGGAGACGGTGACGAAGGACTTCACTCCGATCATGACCATCTACAACCAGGCCTTCGCGGTCGGTGACTTCAACTACGCGGCAGCGCTGTCGATCATGCTCGCGCTCGTGGTCGGCCTCGTCTCCGCGACCTTCTACAAGCTGACGAACAGGGCTCCCACATGA
- a CDS encoding ABC transporter substrate-binding protein — translation MPRTSRRAVLAATLALGLAAGTAACSSDSDKSSASGPVEIEYWAWGDAQPVVDKFNATHPDIKVKFVKQAELTTTATGLRNAVAAGSGVPCLVQNFGDVPALLAEGLLAEVTDYVKPAESKFVPAALPGAQVQGKYYGIPTGSGPTFMMVNRAVYDKYGVPVPKTWDDVITAGKALKPHGVQVMNLAGEDPSTLVNLIIQAGGSWYSVQKDAWKVDFLSPESVAAANILQQLVDNNLVANQTYQDRPALIAYFDQGKMASLPTSTWQLTNYELNFKKSVGNWEPVDLPQYAGAAKFATPAHGGALLVPKGCAHLKEASEVGIWMNTTKDAVDATFDKATGSYAWPGAMPDPSPWVDSAVPQKLFGSRRPEAKAVILKASRSGVDNWLVGPNYTGVFKELQDQWAQAVTKKITFRQLLENMQKFTVDDLKAKGINVAS, via the coding sequence ATGCCCAGAACCAGCCGTCGTGCTGTGCTGGCCGCCACCCTCGCGCTGGGCCTGGCCGCCGGCACAGCCGCCTGCAGCAGCGACAGCGACAAGAGTTCCGCCTCCGGCCCGGTCGAGATCGAGTACTGGGCGTGGGGGGATGCTCAGCCTGTGGTGGACAAGTTCAACGCCACCCACCCCGACATCAAGGTCAAGTTCGTCAAGCAGGCGGAGCTCACCACCACCGCGACCGGCTTGCGCAATGCGGTTGCGGCCGGCAGCGGTGTTCCCTGTCTGGTGCAGAACTTCGGGGATGTGCCGGCCCTACTGGCGGAGGGCCTGCTCGCGGAGGTGACCGACTACGTGAAGCCCGCGGAGAGCAAGTTCGTCCCGGCCGCGCTGCCGGGTGCGCAGGTGCAGGGCAAGTACTACGGGATTCCGACGGGCAGCGGGCCGACGTTCATGATGGTCAACCGCGCGGTCTACGACAAGTACGGCGTACCGGTGCCGAAGACGTGGGACGACGTCATCACCGCGGGCAAGGCGCTCAAGCCGCACGGCGTGCAGGTGATGAACCTGGCCGGTGAGGACCCGAGCACGCTGGTCAACCTGATCATCCAGGCCGGCGGCAGCTGGTACTCCGTCCAGAAAGACGCGTGGAAGGTCGACTTCCTGTCGCCTGAGTCTGTTGCCGCCGCCAACATTCTCCAGCAGCTGGTCGACAACAACCTCGTCGCCAACCAGACGTATCAGGACCGGCCCGCGCTGATCGCATACTTCGACCAGGGCAAGATGGCCTCGCTGCCGACCTCCACCTGGCAGCTGACCAACTACGAGCTGAACTTCAAGAAGTCCGTCGGCAACTGGGAGCCGGTCGATCTGCCGCAGTACGCCGGTGCCGCGAAGTTCGCCACGCCTGCACACGGCGGCGCGCTGCTCGTCCCCAAGGGATGCGCACACCTCAAAGAGGCCAGCGAGGTCGGCATCTGGATGAACACCACCAAGGATGCCGTCGACGCCACCTTCGACAAGGCCACGGGGTCGTACGCCTGGCCGGGTGCGATGCCGGATCCCTCGCCGTGGGTCGACTCCGCCGTGCCGCAGAAGCTGTTCGGCAGCCGCCGGCCGGAGGCCAAGGCGGTCATCCTCAAGGCTTCGCGGTCCGGTGTCGACAACTGGCTGGTCGGCCCGAACTACACGGGCGTCTTCAAGGAACTGCAGGACCAGTGGGCGCAGGCGGTCACGAAGAAGATCACCTTCCGGCAACTGCTCGAGAACATGCAGAAGTTCACCGTCGACGACCTGAAGGCCAAGGGCATCAACGTCGCAAGCTGA
- a CDS encoding carbohydrate ABC transporter permease has translation MSTTTPARRRYDDDLPAGHHPSKLSRTLVWTGLVLFLIYSVSPIWFLIVSATKNQRDLYTSNGLWFADFHLFDNARQLFTYHNGIFLRWMGNTLLYGVVGTVGMTVICVACGYALAMYRFRGRGVLMGCIIASFLIPGALLTIPSFLLYTRLHIVDTPWAIIVPHFFSAFSVYLAKVYAEGAVPPELIEAARVDGAGEYRVFFTIGARLMTTGSATIFLLGFVGSWNSFFGPLVFLRGEQKWTVMLGLYSWLNVKVDQSYDLTGLVIVGSIVSLIPIVALMLAMQRYWRSGITLGSLK, from the coding sequence ATGAGCACGACCACTCCGGCCAGGCGCCGGTACGACGACGACCTGCCGGCCGGCCACCATCCGTCCAAGCTGTCCCGGACCCTGGTCTGGACCGGCCTCGTGCTCTTCCTGATCTACTCCGTCTCGCCGATCTGGTTCCTGATCGTCTCCGCGACGAAGAACCAGCGCGACCTCTACACCTCCAACGGCCTGTGGTTCGCCGACTTCCATCTGTTCGACAACGCTCGCCAGCTCTTCACCTACCACAACGGCATCTTCCTGCGCTGGATGGGAAACACCCTCCTGTACGGCGTCGTCGGCACCGTCGGCATGACCGTCATCTGCGTTGCCTGCGGCTACGCCCTGGCCATGTATCGATTCCGCGGCCGCGGAGTCCTGATGGGCTGCATCATCGCCTCGTTCCTGATCCCCGGTGCGCTGCTGACGATTCCGTCGTTCCTGCTCTACACACGGCTGCACATCGTCGACACGCCCTGGGCAATCATCGTGCCGCACTTCTTCAGCGCGTTCTCCGTCTACCTCGCCAAGGTGTACGCCGAAGGCGCCGTCCCGCCCGAGCTCATCGAGGCGGCCCGGGTGGACGGAGCCGGCGAGTACCGCGTCTTCTTCACCATCGGCGCCCGCTTGATGACCACCGGCTCGGCGACCATCTTCCTGCTCGGCTTCGTCGGTTCGTGGAACTCCTTCTTCGGCCCACTGGTCTTCCTGCGCGGCGAACAGAAGTGGACCGTGATGCTCGGCCTCTACTCCTGGCTCAACGTCAAGGTCGACCAGTCCTACGACCTCACCGGCCTGGTGATCGTCGGATCGATCGTCTCGCTCATCCCGATCGTCGCGCTGATGCTCGCCATGCAGCGCTACTGGCGCTCCGGCATCACGCTCGGCAGCCTCAAATGA
- a CDS encoding recombinase family protein, whose product MLSGDEWATLDELLGLEALAAGPVGGDGVGRLAFYGRCSTEDNQDPRTSLAWQLGEATRFVEPLGGEIVEQFFDIGQSRSLPWERRTEAGRLLQELKNPQRSWDGLVVGEATRCWYSNQFSLTWPKFHRYGVALWIPSLGGQFDPENTVHDMAMTITGGLSKSERQYVQRRVRAAMAAQVVMDGRYQDGRAPYGYVVVDAGPHPNPRKAQEGYRLRVLAVDEEAAAVVERIFELYRGGLGLKSIAETLNVEGVPCPSAHTPQQNRHRRGDGW is encoded by the coding sequence ATGTTGAGCGGCGACGAGTGGGCGACGCTGGACGAGCTGCTGGGTTTGGAGGCTCTGGCAGCCGGTCCGGTTGGTGGGGACGGAGTCGGGCGGCTGGCGTTCTATGGACGGTGTTCGACTGAGGACAACCAGGATCCGCGGACCTCGCTGGCGTGGCAGTTGGGGGAGGCGACTCGATTCGTTGAGCCACTCGGCGGCGAGATCGTGGAGCAGTTCTTCGACATCGGACAGTCTCGGTCGCTTCCCTGGGAACGCCGCACCGAGGCCGGCAGATTGCTGCAGGAATTGAAGAACCCGCAGCGTAGCTGGGACGGGTTAGTCGTCGGCGAGGCGACCCGTTGCTGGTACAGCAATCAGTTCAGTCTGACGTGGCCCAAGTTCCATCGGTACGGCGTCGCGCTGTGGATCCCGAGTCTCGGTGGGCAGTTCGATCCCGAGAACACCGTGCACGACATGGCAATGACGATCACGGGCGGATTGTCGAAGTCAGAACGGCAGTATGTACAGCGCCGGGTTCGGGCTGCGATGGCGGCGCAGGTTGTGATGGACGGGCGGTACCAGGACGGTCGAGCGCCGTACGGATATGTGGTCGTCGACGCCGGGCCGCATCCGAATCCACGTAAGGCGCAAGAGGGCTACCGACTTCGGGTGCTCGCCGTCGACGAGGAAGCGGCGGCGGTTGTCGAGCGAATCTTCGAGCTCTATCGCGGTGGGCTGGGGCTGAAGTCGATAGCCGAGACGCTGAACGTCGAAGGTGTGCCTTGTCCGTCGGCTCATACGCCTCAGCAGAACCGGCATCGGAGAGGCGACGGCTGGTAG